One Pseudomonas fluorescens genomic region harbors:
- the tusC gene encoding sulfurtransferase complex subunit TusC — protein sequence MAKSLLIVSRQSPWSGPAAREALDIVLAGGAFDLPIGLLFLDDGVLQLAAGQNAKALQQKDLSANLQALPMFGVEELFYCADSAQARGLEQLSLDEARPLDAERITALIDRYDQVITL from the coding sequence ATGGCCAAATCCTTGTTGATCGTCAGTCGCCAATCGCCGTGGTCCGGCCCCGCTGCCCGCGAAGCACTGGACATCGTGTTGGCCGGTGGCGCCTTCGATTTGCCAATCGGCCTGTTGTTTCTCGATGATGGCGTGCTGCAGCTTGCCGCCGGGCAGAACGCCAAGGCGTTGCAGCAGAAAGATCTCAGCGCCAACCTGCAGGCGCTGCCGATGTTTGGCGTGGAAGAGCTGTTTTATTGCGCCGACAGCGCCCAGGCGCGCGGGCTCGAACAGCTGTCACTCGACGAAGCACGGCCGCTTGACGCTGAACGCATCACCGCCCTTATTGACCGTTACGACCAGGTGATCACCCTCTGA
- the tusB gene encoding sulfurtransferase complex subunit TusB: MSTLHVLSHSPFGDDRLSSCLRLIGSADALLLSGDAVYALQPGTAPFTALQARQIKLFVLAEDAQARAMEVPSWAEAVDYPGFVELSINHHKVNSWL, translated from the coding sequence ATGTCGACTTTGCACGTGTTGTCTCACTCCCCTTTTGGCGATGATCGCCTGAGCAGTTGCCTGCGCTTGATCGGCAGCGCAGACGCTTTGTTGTTGTCCGGCGATGCCGTCTACGCGTTGCAACCGGGCACCGCGCCGTTTACCGCATTGCAGGCTCGCCAGATCAAACTGTTCGTTCTGGCTGAAGACGCGCAAGCCCGCGCCATGGAAGTACCGAGCTGGGCCGAGGCTGTGGATTATCCGGGCTTTGTCGAGCTGTCGATCAATCACCACAAGGTCAACAGTTGGCTATGA
- a CDS encoding TusE/DsrC/DsvC family sulfur relay protein yields MNSMTVGGRAIELDKDGFLVDLSDWSADVASALAAAEDIELTSEHWEVLDLLRSFYAEFQLSPATRPLIKYTALKLGAEKGNSLHLNRLFKGTPAKLAAKLAGLPKPTNCL; encoded by the coding sequence ATGAATTCGATGACCGTCGGCGGCCGCGCCATCGAACTGGACAAAGATGGTTTTCTCGTCGATTTGAGCGACTGGTCCGCCGACGTCGCCAGTGCTCTCGCCGCCGCCGAAGACATCGAGTTGACCTCCGAACACTGGGAAGTCCTCGACTTGCTGCGCAGCTTCTACGCAGAATTTCAGCTGTCCCCGGCGACGCGCCCACTGATCAAGTACACCGCGCTGAAACTCGGCGCGGAGAAAGGCAACAGCCTGCACCTGAACCGACTGTTCAAAGGCACCCCTGCCAAACTCGCCGCGAAACTGGCGGGCCTGCCCAAACCGACGAATTGCCTATGA
- a CDS encoding glycosyl transferase family protein → MTDYPALTLETPAEHPFAQFVRILGKGKRGARDLTRSEAREAMGMVLDDKVEDTQLGAFLMLLRHKEESAEEMAGFTEALRERLQAPALKVDLDWPTYAGKKRHLPWYLLAAKCLAQNGVRIFMHGGGAHTAGRLYSEQLLSELKIPLCRNWQQVGTALDNGGLAFMPLVDWAPQLQKMIDLRNTLGLRSPIHSLARILNPLGARCGLQSIFHPGYQAVHRDARGLLGDTAIVVKGDGGEIEINPDAASHLYGTTGGASWDEEWPQLSAQRHVKPASLDIDHLQAVWRGDIVDSYPQMALIATMALALRGLGQSREQAFATAEQYWVARDTSI, encoded by the coding sequence ATGACTGACTATCCAGCGCTGACCCTCGAAACGCCTGCCGAACACCCCTTCGCGCAGTTCGTGCGCATCCTCGGCAAAGGCAAGCGCGGCGCGCGCGATCTGACCCGCAGCGAGGCCCGCGAAGCGATGGGCATGGTGCTCGACGACAAGGTTGAAGATACCCAGCTTGGCGCATTCCTGATGCTGTTGCGGCACAAAGAAGAAAGCGCCGAGGAAATGGCCGGTTTCACCGAAGCCTTGCGCGAGCGCTTGCAGGCGCCCGCGCTCAAGGTTGATCTCGACTGGCCAACCTACGCCGGCAAAAAGCGCCATCTGCCGTGGTACCTGCTGGCGGCCAAATGCCTGGCGCAGAATGGCGTGCGGATTTTCATGCACGGCGGCGGTGCGCATACCGCGGGGCGGCTGTATAGCGAACAACTGCTGAGCGAACTGAAGATTCCCCTGTGTCGAAACTGGCAGCAAGTCGGCACGGCACTGGACAACGGCGGACTGGCCTTTATGCCGCTGGTGGACTGGGCACCCCAGCTGCAGAAGATGATCGATCTGCGCAACACTCTCGGACTGCGCTCACCGATTCACTCGCTGGCGCGGATTCTCAATCCGCTCGGCGCGCGCTGTGGCCTGCAGAGTATTTTCCACCCCGGCTACCAGGCGGTGCACCGCGACGCGCGCGGTTTGCTGGGCGACACGGCCATCGTGGTCAAGGGTGATGGCGGCGAAATCGAGATCAATCCGGATGCCGCCAGTCACCTCTACGGCACCACGGGCGGCGCGAGCTGGGACGAAGAATGGCCGCAGCTCTCGGCGCAACGCCATGTCAAACCGGCGTCGCTGGATATCGATCATTTGCAAGCCGTGTGGCGTGGCGACATCGTCGACAGTTACCCGCAAATGGCCCTGATCGCGACCATGGCCCTTGCCTTGCGTGGTCTGGGGCAATCCCGCGAGCAAGCCTTCGCCACCGCCGAGCAGTATTGGGTAGCGCGCGACACATCGATCTAA
- a CDS encoding glutathione S-transferase family protein gives MGLLVDGHWQDKWYESSKDGAFQREQAQRRNWVTADGQPGPSGEGGFAAEAGRYHLYVSLACPWAHRTLILRKLKGLESLIDVSVVSWLMLENGWTFDKTLGSTGDKLDNFEFMRQRYTADTPDYTGRVTVPVLWDKKLKRIVSNESAEIIRMFNSAFDELTGNELDFYPAPLRSEIDALNERIYPAVNNGVYRAGFATSQQAYEQAFDEVFAELDHLEQLLGANRYLAGEYLTEADVRLFTTVIRFDAVYHGHFKCNLRRIADYPNLSNWLREMYQMPGIGETVDFQHIKNHYYGSHKTINPTGVVPKGPEQDFSVAHDRTRLAGKGVWVKG, from the coding sequence ATGGGTTTATTAGTCGACGGCCACTGGCAGGACAAGTGGTACGAAAGCAGCAAGGACGGCGCGTTCCAGCGCGAACAGGCGCAGCGCCGCAACTGGGTTACTGCCGATGGCCAGCCTGGGCCGAGCGGTGAAGGCGGCTTCGCTGCCGAAGCCGGGCGCTATCACCTCTACGTTTCGCTTGCCTGTCCATGGGCGCACCGCACGCTGATCCTGCGCAAACTCAAAGGCCTGGAAAGCCTGATCGATGTTTCGGTGGTCAGTTGGCTGATGCTGGAAAACGGCTGGACCTTCGACAAGACGCTGGGGTCGACCGGCGACAAGCTCGACAACTTTGAATTCATGCGCCAGCGCTACACCGCTGACACGCCGGATTACACCGGTCGCGTTACCGTACCGGTGCTGTGGGACAAGAAACTCAAGCGCATCGTCAGCAACGAATCAGCGGAAATCATCCGCATGTTCAACAGCGCGTTCGATGAGCTGACCGGCAATGAGCTGGATTTCTATCCGGCGCCGCTGCGCAGCGAGATCGATGCGCTGAACGAGCGGATCTATCCAGCCGTGAACAACGGTGTGTACCGCGCCGGGTTTGCCACTTCGCAGCAGGCTTATGAACAGGCGTTTGATGAGGTGTTCGCTGAACTGGATCATCTGGAACAACTGCTCGGCGCCAATCGCTATCTGGCCGGTGAATACCTGACGGAAGCGGACGTGCGCCTGTTCACCACGGTGATTCGCTTTGATGCGGTGTACCACGGGCACTTCAAGTGCAATCTGCGGCGCATTGCCGATTATCCAAACCTGTCGAACTGGCTGCGCGAGATGTATCAGATGCCGGGGATTGGCGAGACGGTGGATTTCCAGCACATCAAAAATCACTACTACGGCAGTCACAAGACCATTAACCCGACTGGCGTTGTGCCGAAAGGGCCGGAGCAGGATTTCAGCGTGGCGCATGACCGGACGCGGTTGGCCGGGAAAGGGGTTTGGGTGAAGGGCTAA
- the cysG gene encoding siroheme synthase CysG: MKYLPLFHNLRGSRVLVVGGGEIALRKSRLLADAGALLRVVAPEIETQLRELVAACGGECVLRGYLEADLDGCGLIIAATDDEALNAQVSTDAHRRCVPVNVVDAPALCSVIFPAIVDRSPLIIAVSSGGDAPVLARLIRAKIETWIPSTYGQLAGLAARFRHQVKNLFPDVQQRRGFWEDVFQGPIADRQLAGQGAEAERLLQAKVDGEPMVTTGEVYLVGAGPGDPDLLTFRALRLMQQADVVLYDRLVAPAILELCRRDAERVYVGKRRSEHAVPQDQINQQLVDLAKSGKRVVRLKGGDPFIFGRGGEEIEELAAHGIPFQVVPGITAASGCAAYAGIPLTHRDYAQSVRFVTGHLKDGSTDLPWADLVSPAQTLVFYMGLVGLPVICEQLIQHGRSADTPAALIQQGTTVNQRVFTGTLADLPRMVAEHEVHAPTLVIVGEVVQLREKLAWFEGAQAQV; this comes from the coding sequence ATGAAATATCTGCCGCTGTTTCACAACCTTCGCGGCAGTCGTGTGTTGGTTGTCGGTGGGGGGGAGATTGCCTTGCGCAAATCCCGCCTGCTGGCCGATGCCGGTGCGCTGCTGCGGGTGGTCGCACCTGAAATCGAAACGCAATTGCGTGAGCTGGTCGCTGCTTGCGGTGGCGAATGCGTGCTGCGCGGTTACCTTGAGGCGGATCTGGACGGTTGCGGGCTGATCATCGCCGCCACCGACGATGAAGCGCTCAATGCGCAAGTTTCCACCGATGCTCATCGGCGTTGCGTGCCGGTCAATGTGGTCGATGCGCCTGCCCTGTGCAGCGTGATCTTCCCGGCGATCGTCGATCGCTCGCCGCTGATCATCGCCGTCTCCAGCGGGGGCGACGCGCCAGTGCTGGCACGATTGATTCGGGCCAAGATCGAAACCTGGATCCCCTCGACTTACGGTCAATTGGCCGGACTGGCGGCGCGTTTCCGCCATCAGGTGAAAAACCTGTTTCCCGATGTGCAGCAGCGTCGCGGCTTCTGGGAAGACGTGTTTCAAGGGCCGATCGCCGACCGCCAATTGGCCGGGCAGGGCGCTGAAGCCGAACGCTTGTTGCAGGCCAAGGTGGATGGCGAGCCGATGGTCACCACCGGCGAGGTATATCTGGTGGGAGCAGGGCCGGGCGATCCGGATTTGTTGACCTTCCGCGCCCTGCGTCTGATGCAGCAAGCCGATGTCGTGCTGTATGACCGTCTGGTGGCACCCGCGATTCTGGAACTGTGCCGTCGCGATGCCGAGCGCGTGTATGTTGGCAAGCGTCGTTCAGAACACGCGGTGCCACAGGATCAGATAAACCAGCAACTGGTCGATCTGGCCAAGTCCGGCAAGCGCGTGGTGCGTCTGAAGGGCGGTGACCCGTTCATCTTCGGCCGCGGCGGCGAAGAGATCGAGGAACTGGCTGCTCACGGCATTCCATTCCAGGTGGTGCCAGGGATCACCGCAGCCAGCGGTTGCGCGGCCTACGCCGGAATTCCGCTGACCCATCGTGATTACGCGCAGTCAGTGCGTTTCGTCACCGGGCATTTGAAGGATGGTTCCACGGACCTGCCATGGGCTGATCTTGTTTCGCCGGCGCAGACACTGGTGTTTTACATGGGGCTGGTCGGGTTGCCGGTGATTTGCGAGCAATTGATCCAGCATGGTCGCTCGGCGGATACCCCTGCGGCGTTGATTCAGCAGGGCACCACGGTCAACCAGCGGGTGTTCACTGGCACGCTGGCCGATTTGCCGCGCATGGTGGCGGAGCACGAAGTACATGCGCCGACGCTGGTGATCGTCGGCGAAGTGGTGCAGTTGCGCGAGAAACTGGCGTGGTTTGAAGGGGCTCAGGCGCAGGTCTGA
- the serS gene encoding serine--tRNA ligase: MLDSKLLRSNLQDVADRLASRGFALDTARIEALEEQRKTVQTRTEALQAERNARSKSIGQAKQRGEDIAPLMADVERMAGELSAGKVELDAIQTELDSILLGIPNLPHESVPVGKDEDDNVEVRRWGTPTQFDFEVKDHVALGEKFGWLDFETAAKLSGARFALLRGPIARLHRALAQFMINLHVNEHGYEEAYTPYLVQAPALQGTGQLPKFEEDLFKIAREGEADLYLIPTAEVSLTNIVAGEIVDSKLLPIKFVAHTPCFRSEAGASGRDTRGMIRQHQFDKVEMVQIVEPSTSMEALEGLTANAEKVLQLLGLPYRTLALCTGDMGFSAVKTYDLEVWIPSQDKYREISSCSNCGDFQARRMQARFRNPETGKPELVHTLNGSGLAVGRTLVAVLENYQQADGSIRVPDVLKPYMGGLEVIG, translated from the coding sequence ATGCTCGATTCCAAACTGTTACGTAGCAACCTTCAGGACGTAGCGGACCGCCTGGCTTCCCGTGGCTTTGCCCTGGATACCGCGCGCATCGAAGCGCTGGAAGAACAGCGCAAGACCGTCCAGACCCGCACCGAAGCACTGCAGGCTGAGCGTAACGCGCGTTCCAAATCCATCGGGCAGGCCAAGCAGCGCGGCGAAGACATTGCACCGCTGATGGCGGACGTCGAGCGCATGGCGGGCGAATTGAGTGCCGGTAAGGTCGAGCTGGACGCAATCCAGACCGAACTGGATTCGATCCTGCTCGGTATTCCAAACCTGCCGCACGAATCGGTTCCGGTCGGCAAAGACGAAGACGACAACGTCGAAGTGCGCCGCTGGGGCACCCCGACGCAGTTTGACTTCGAAGTGAAAGACCACGTCGCCCTCGGCGAGAAGTTCGGCTGGCTGGACTTCGAAACCGCCGCCAAGCTGTCCGGCGCACGTTTCGCCTTGCTGCGCGGCCCAATCGCGCGCCTGCACCGCGCACTGGCGCAGTTCATGATCAACCTGCACGTCAACGAGCATGGCTACGAAGAGGCTTACACGCCTTATCTGGTGCAGGCCCCGGCACTGCAAGGCACGGGTCAGTTGCCGAAGTTCGAAGAAGACCTGTTCAAGATCGCTCGCGAAGGCGAAGCCGATCTGTACCTGATCCCTACCGCCGAAGTCTCGCTGACCAACATCGTTGCCGGTGAAATCGTCGATTCGAAACTGCTGCCAATCAAGTTCGTTGCTCACACTCCGTGCTTCCGCAGTGAAGCCGGTGCATCGGGTCGCGACACCCGTGGCATGATCCGTCAGCACCAGTTCGACAAAGTCGAGATGGTCCAGATCGTTGAGCCTTCGACCTCGATGGAAGCGCTGGAAGGCCTGACCGCCAACGCCGAGAAAGTCCTGCAACTGCTCGGTCTGCCGTACCGTACCCTGGCCCTGTGCACCGGGGACATGGGCTTCAGCGCGGTGAAGACTTACGATCTGGAAGTGTGGATCCCGAGCCAGGACAAATACCGCGAGATTTCCTCGTGCTCGAACTGCGGCGACTTCCAGGCGCGCCGCATGCAAGCGCGTTTCCGCAACCCGGAAACCGGCAAGCCTGAACTGGTGCATACCTTGAACGGTTCTGGTCTGGCAGTCGGTCGTACGCTGGTCGCTGTGCTGGAAAACTACCAGCAGGCCGACGGTTCGATCCGCGTGCCGGACGTGCTGAAGCCGTACATGGGTGGCCTTGAGGTCATCGGCTAA
- the crcB gene encoding fluoride efflux transporter CrcB: MLPLILAVSVGGAAGTLLRFATGNWVSANWPRHFYTATLAVNIVGCLLIGVLYGLFLIRPEVPIEVRAGLMVGFLGGLTTFSSFSLDTVRLLESGQVLLALGYAALSVFGGLLATWAGLSLTKL, from the coding sequence GTGCTCCCATTGATCCTTGCAGTGTCGGTTGGCGGTGCCGCCGGTACGCTGTTGCGCTTTGCCACTGGCAATTGGGTCAGCGCCAATTGGCCGCGGCACTTCTATACCGCGACGCTGGCCGTTAATATCGTCGGCTGTCTGCTGATCGGCGTGTTGTACGGCCTGTTTTTGATACGCCCGGAGGTGCCGATCGAGGTGCGCGCCGGGTTGATGGTCGGCTTCCTCGGGGGGCTGACGACTTTTTCATCCTTTTCACTGGATACGGTGCGCCTGCTGGAAAGCGGGCAAGTGTTGCTGGCCCTGGGCTACGCGGCGCTCAGCGTATTCGGCGGGCTGCTCGCGACGTGGGCCGGCCTGTCCTTGACCAAACTTTGA
- a CDS encoding replication-associated recombination protein A — MDLFRSAPIAQPLAARLRAANLDEYVGQEHLLARGKPLREALEQGALHSMIFWGPPGVGKTTLARLLAEVSDAHFETVSAVLAGVKEIRQAVEIAKQQAGQYGKRTILFVDEVHRFNKSQQDAFLPYVEDGTLIFIGATTENPSFELNNALLSRARVYVLKSLDEAALRKLVHRALTEERGLGKRNLTLSDEGFQMLLSAADGDGRRLLNLLENASDLAEDNSEIGTDLLQSLLGDTRRRFDKGGEAFYDQISALHKSVRGSNPDGALYWFARMIDGGCDPLYLARRVVRMASEDIGNADPRALSLCLAAWEVQERLGSPEGELAVAQAITYLACAPKSNAVYMGFKTALRAAAENGSLEVPLHLRNAPTKLMKQLGYGDEYRYAHDEPDAYAAGEDYFPEELEPIPFYQPVPRGLELKIGEKLNHLAQLDRLSPRQRRK, encoded by the coding sequence ATGGATCTGTTTCGCAGTGCACCGATTGCCCAGCCCTTGGCCGCGCGTTTGCGTGCGGCCAATCTGGATGAATACGTCGGTCAGGAACACCTGCTCGCTCGCGGCAAGCCTCTGCGCGAGGCGCTGGAGCAGGGTGCGCTGCATTCGATGATCTTCTGGGGCCCGCCGGGCGTGGGCAAGACCACCCTGGCGCGGTTGCTCGCGGAAGTCTCGGATGCACACTTCGAAACGGTCTCGGCGGTGCTCGCCGGGGTCAAGGAAATCCGTCAGGCCGTTGAAATCGCCAAGCAGCAGGCCGGCCAGTACGGCAAACGCACGATTTTGTTCGTCGACGAAGTGCACCGTTTCAACAAATCCCAGCAGGACGCGTTTCTGCCCTACGTTGAAGACGGCACGCTGATTTTCATCGGCGCGACCACCGAAAACCCTTCGTTTGAACTGAACAACGCGTTGCTGTCGCGTGCCCGCGTCTACGTGCTGAAAAGCCTCGACGAAGCGGCGCTGCGCAAACTGGTACACCGCGCGCTGACCGAAGAGCGTGGATTGGGCAAGCGCAACCTGACGCTCAGCGACGAAGGTTTTCAGATGCTGCTGTCGGCCGCCGACGGCGATGGCCGGCGTCTGCTCAATCTGCTGGAAAACGCCTCTGATCTGGCCGAAGACAACAGCGAGATCGGCACCGATCTGCTGCAGAGCCTGCTCGGCGATACGCGTCGGCGGTTCGACAAGGGCGGTGAAGCGTTCTACGACCAGATCTCGGCGCTGCACAAATCGGTGCGCGGCTCCAATCCCGATGGCGCGTTGTATTGGTTCGCGCGGATGATCGACGGCGGTTGCGACCCGCTGTATCTCGCCCGGCGCGTGGTGCGCATGGCCAGTGAAGACATCGGCAACGCCGATCCGCGGGCGCTGAGTCTGTGCCTGGCGGCGTGGGAAGTGCAGGAACGTCTCGGCAGCCCTGAAGGTGAATTGGCCGTGGCGCAGGCGATCACCTATCTGGCCTGCGCGCCGAAGAGCAACGCGGTGTACATGGGTTTCAAAACCGCCCTGCGTGCCGCAGCGGAAAACGGTTCACTGGAAGTGCCGCTGCACCTGCGCAATGCGCCTACCAAGCTGATGAAGCAATTGGGTTATGGCGACGAATACCGTTACGCTCACGATGAGCCGGATGCCTATGCCGCTGGCGAAGACTATTTCCCTGAAGAGCTCGAGCCTATCCCGTTCTACCAACCGGTGCCGCGTGGCCTGGAGTTGAAAATCGGCGAGAAGCTCAACCACCTCGCCCAACTCGACCGGCTAAGCCCTCGGCAGCGGAGAAAATAG
- the lolA gene encoding outer membrane lipoprotein chaperone LolA, which translates to MRLIRMLLPVLALTTLTAHADDKDVARLTQLLETSKTLSANFSQLTLDGSGTQLQETTGNMTLQRPGLFYWHTNAPAEQTMVSDGRKVTLWDPDLEQATIKTLDERLTQTPALLLSGDVSKISQSFDISAKEAGGVIDFTLKPKTKDTLFDNLRLSFRNGLLNDMQLIDSVGQRTNILFTGVKANEAVPASKFKFDIPKGADVIQE; encoded by the coding sequence ATGCGTCTTATCCGCATGCTGTTGCCGGTTCTGGCGTTGACCACCCTCACGGCCCACGCCGATGACAAGGACGTGGCGCGTCTGACCCAATTGCTGGAAACATCCAAGACCCTGAGCGCCAACTTTTCGCAGTTGACTCTCGACGGCAGCGGCACCCAGTTACAGGAAACCACCGGCAACATGACCTTGCAGCGTCCGGGCCTGTTCTACTGGCACACCAATGCTCCGGCCGAGCAGACAATGGTGTCCGACGGCAGGAAGGTCACCCTGTGGGATCCGGATCTGGAACAAGCGACCATCAAGACACTCGACGAGCGCCTGACCCAGACGCCAGCGTTGCTGCTGTCCGGTGATGTGTCGAAAATCAGCCAGAGTTTCGATATCAGCGCGAAAGAGGCGGGGGGCGTGATCGACTTCACCCTGAAGCCGAAAACCAAGGACACCCTGTTCGACAACCTGCGCCTATCGTTCCGCAACGGTCTGCTCAATGACATGCAACTGATTGACAGCGTCGGCCAGCGCACCAATATCCTGTTCACCGGCGTCAAGGCCAACGAAGCGGTGCCGGCGTCGAAGTTCAAGTTCGACATTCCCAAGGGTGCTGACGTCATCCAGGAATAA
- a CDS encoding DNA translocase FtsK — protein MKKSTEAPKTVVPLWRQQLHYRLKEGALIAIGALCLFLMMALLTYGKDDPGWSHNSKIDDVQNFGGPAGSYSADILFMVLGYFAYIFPLLLAVKAYQIFRQRHEPWQWSGWLFSWRLIGLVFLVLSGAALAHLHFHAASGLPAGAGGALGESLGDLAKNALNIQGSTLLFIALFLFGLTVFTDLSWFKVMDVTGKITLDLFELFQGALNRWWSARTERKQLVAQLREVDDRVHDVVAPTVTDKREQAKVKERLIEREQALSKHMSDREKQVPPVIAPAPAKAPEPSKRVQKEKQAPLFVDSAVEGTLPPISILDPAEKKQLNYSPESLAAVGHLLEIKLKEFGVEVTVDSIHPGPVITRYEIQPAAGVKVSRIANLAKDLARSLAVTSVRVVEVIPGKTTVGIEIPNEDRQIVRFSEVLSTPEYDNFKSPVTLALGHDIGGKPVITDLAKMPHLLVAGTTGSGKSVGVNAMILSILFKSGPEDAKLIMIDPKMLELSIYEGIPHLLCPVVTDMKDAANALRWSVAEMERRYKLMAKMGVRNLSGFNAKVKEAQDAGEPLSDPLYKRESIHDEAPLLQKLPTIVVVVDEFADMMMIVGKKVEELIARIAQKARAAGIHLILATQRPSVDVITGLIKANIPTRMAFQVSSKIDSRTIIDQGGAEQLLGHGDMLYMPPGTSLPIRVHGAFVSDDEVHRVVEAWKLRGAPEYNDDILNGVEEAGSGFEGSSGGGDGDDPEADALYDEAVQFVLESRRASISAVQRKLKIGYNRAARMIEAMEMAGVVTSMNTNGSREVLAPSPARD, from the coding sequence TTGAAGAAATCCACCGAAGCACCAAAAACTGTCGTTCCGCTCTGGCGTCAACAGTTGCACTACCGGCTCAAGGAAGGTGCATTGATCGCCATCGGGGCCTTGTGCCTGTTCCTGATGATGGCCTTGCTGACCTACGGCAAGGACGATCCGGGCTGGAGCCATAACAGCAAGATTGACGATGTACAGAATTTCGGCGGCCCGGCGGGCTCTTATAGCGCCGATATCCTGTTCATGGTGCTCGGCTACTTCGCCTACATTTTCCCATTGCTGCTGGCGGTCAAGGCTTACCAGATCTTCCGCCAGCGTCACGAACCGTGGCAGTGGAGCGGCTGGCTGTTCTCCTGGCGCCTGATCGGTCTGGTGTTTCTCGTGTTGTCCGGCGCTGCGCTGGCGCATCTGCATTTCCACGCCGCCTCCGGCCTGCCAGCAGGCGCCGGTGGCGCATTGGGCGAAAGCCTCGGCGATCTGGCTAAGAACGCGCTGAACATTCAGGGCAGCACCTTGTTGTTCATCGCCCTTTTCCTGTTTGGCCTGACCGTTTTCACCGACCTGTCGTGGTTCAAGGTGATGGACGTCACCGGCAAGATCACCCTCGACTTGTTCGAATTGTTTCAGGGCGCGCTCAATCGCTGGTGGTCGGCGCGCACCGAACGCAAGCAACTGGTCGCGCAACTGCGTGAAGTCGATGACCGGGTGCACGATGTCGTCGCGCCAACCGTCACCGATAAACGCGAGCAGGCCAAGGTCAAAGAGCGCCTGATCGAACGTGAGCAGGCGCTGAGCAAGCACATGTCCGACCGCGAGAAGCAGGTGCCGCCGGTCATCGCTCCTGCACCGGCCAAGGCCCCGGAGCCAAGCAAGCGCGTGCAGAAAGAGAAACAGGCGCCGCTGTTCGTCGACAGCGCCGTCGAAGGCACGTTGCCGCCGATCTCGATCCTCGATCCGGCGGAAAAGAAACAACTCAACTATTCGCCGGAATCGCTGGCAGCGGTTGGCCATTTGCTGGAAATCAAGCTCAAGGAATTCGGCGTCGAAGTCACCGTCGATTCGATTCATCCTGGCCCGGTGATTACCCGTTACGAAATCCAGCCTGCCGCCGGCGTCAAGGTCAGCCGCATCGCCAACCTGGCGAAAGACCTCGCGCGGTCGCTGGCCGTGACCAGCGTGCGGGTGGTAGAAGTGATTCCAGGCAAGACCACCGTCGGTATCGAAATTCCCAACGAAGACCGGCAGATCGTGCGTTTCTCCGAAGTGCTGTCGACCCCTGAGTACGACAACTTCAAATCGCCCGTCACCCTGGCACTGGGTCATGACATCGGCGGCAAGCCGGTGATCACCGACCTGGCGAAGATGCCGCACCTGCTGGTGGCCGGTACCACCGGTTCCGGTAAGTCAGTGGGTGTGAACGCAATGATCCTGTCGATCCTGTTCAAGTCTGGCCCGGAAGACGCCAAGCTGATCATGATCGACCCGAAAATGTTGGAATTGTCGATCTACGAAGGCATCCCGCACTTGCTGTGCCCGGTCGTTACCGACATGAAGGACGCCGCCAACGCCCTGCGCTGGAGCGTTGCCGAGATGGAGCGACGCTACAAGCTGATGGCGAAGATGGGCGTACGCAACCTGTCCGGCTTCAATGCCAAGGTCAAGGAAGCGCAGGACGCTGGCGAGCCGCTGAGCGATCCGCTGTACAAGCGCGAAAGCATCCACGATGAAGCACCGCTGTTGCAGAAACTGCCGACCATCGTCGTGGTGGTCGACGAATTTGCCGACATGATGATGATCGTTGGCAAGAAAGTTGAAGAGTTGATCGCCCGTATCGCACAGAAGGCGCGGGCGGCCGGTATCCACTTGATTCTCGCGACCCAGCGGCCGTCGGTGGATGTGATCACCGGTTTGATCAAGGCCAACATTCCAACGCGTATGGCGTTCCAGGTGTCGAGCAAGATCGACTCGCGGACGATCATCGATCAGGGTGGCGCCGAACAACTGCTTGGCCACGGTGACATGCTCTACATGCCTCCGGGCACGAGCCTGCCGATCCGGGTTCACGGTGCGTTCGTTTCCGACGATGAAGTTCACCGCGTGGTTGAAGCCTGGAAACTGCGTGGCGCCCCGGAATACAACGATGACATTCTCAATGGTGTCGAAGAGGCCGGCAGCGGCTTTGAAGGCAGCAGCGGTGGCGGCGACGGTGATGATCCGGAAGCCGATGCGCTGTATGACGAAGCCGTGCAATTTGTGCTGGAAAGCCGTCGCGCCTCGATTTCCGCGGTGCAGCGCAAATTGAAGATCGGTTACAACCGCGCCGCGCGGATGATCGAAGCCATGGAAATGGCCGGGGTCGTCACCTCAATGAACACCAACGGTTCGCGTGAGGTCCTGGCCCCGAGCCCGGCACGCGACTGA